In Campylobacter sp., the DNA window TTCGCTCACGATCCCCTTCACGATCGCGATGTAGCTTTTTTTCACGCGCAAATTTTTAAATTCCGCAATCGCCGCTTCGCGAAATTCCTCGTTCTTATATAGCAGCACGACGCCGCTAGTCTCCTTATCCAGGCGGTTTAGAAGCCCGAATTTATAGATTTTTTCTAAATTTTCGCTGCTCATAAAGGGCGGCTTATTGACCGCCAAAACGTTCTCATCCTCGTAAATGATCGCGGGTTTTGCGGGCTTCATCACGCTAAATTTAGTATTTTCGCCGAGCATCTCGCGCGCTAGAGCGATCTTTGCGCCGCGCGCGCTCACAAGCCCCGCATCGATGAGAGCCTTGGCTTCGTTGTGCGAGATGTTTTCCTGCGCCGCCAGCAGTTTGTAGGCTTTTTCTTGCATTAAATTCTTTCCTTGATTAAATTTTCTATCTCTTGCAGATCGCAAATTTTATCTATCCGCGTCCCCTTTAGCGGCTCTTTTAAAAGGCTTGAAATTTCATCCGCGCTGCACAGAGCGATATTTTGCACGAGCGCGTACAGCGCCTTTTGATTATGAAAAAATCGCCCGCTAATGATCGGCACGCCGAAGCTTGCCGCCTCGATCGGACTATGTCCGCCGATATTGCGCAAAAAGCTGCCGCCCAAGATCACGACGTTTGAAATTTTATAAAAGTTCGCTAGCTCCCCGAAGGCATCGAGCAAGATAAAATCGCTCCGAAGCCCCGCGCTGTCGCTAAATCGCTCAAAGCTAAGCCCGTGCTCGCGCGCCCAAGCCTTGCAAATTTCGTAGGCCTTTTCAAAGCGCTCCGGGTGCCTCGGCGCCAGGATGATTTTTAGCTTTTGCGGCGCGTCGATCGCAGGCGCTGCATTCCGTGCGGCAGAATTTAAAGACGCGCCGTTTAAAGTCGCCGCATTCGGCACGGCGAACGAAGCGTCGCTTAAGCTCGCCGCATCCAAAGAAGCTGCGTTTAAATTTACCGGCTCGGTCGAGCCCTGCTCGTCGCGAAGCTCGGCCGTAGGCAAGTCCGTCTCGCTGCGGATACTCGCTGCGCGCTGGTATTTTTCGAGTGCACTTTGCGAGCCGTGAAATTTTATAAAATCGTTTAAATTCGATAAAACAAGCTCCTCTTCACCCTCGTGAGTGTTTGAGATCGTAAGCACAAAGCTATTTGCGGCCGCGGCGGAATAGTCCTTCGTCGCAACGGCGATATTCGCGCTTTTCACGTTGCCCGCGACCTTTATATTTTTTGCGCCGAGCTCCCACAGTCGCGCCGCATCAAGCTCGCTCTGCGCAAGCACCAGATCGATATTTTCAAACACTTTGCGATAATAAAGCTTAAAGCGCAAATAGCTCGCGTACGAGCGGTCGCTAATGCGCGCGTTTAGCAGGATCACGTAGCTTCCGCGCGCCTTGGCGGAACGGGTCAAATTTAGCCACAGCTCCGCTTCGAAAATCACCAGC includes these proteins:
- a CDS encoding RluA family pseudouridine synthase, with protein sequence MQEKAYKLLAAQENISHNEAKALIDAGLVSARGAKIALAREMLGENTKFSVMKPAKPAIIYEDENVLAVNKPPFMSSENLEKIYKFGLLNRLDKETSGVVLLYKNEEFREAAIAEFKNLRVKKSYIAIVKGIVSEEMKFDEPILTIKTRSGAFSKISPNGKSAFSEVYPLMISGKKSLVKVRIETGRTHQIRVHLANAGFGVIGDEKYAKSRAKRMFLHSYETEILGLKFKAPLGTSFNEFGFEIPKDL
- a CDS encoding glycosyltransferase N-terminal domain-containing protein — encoded protein: MIYTALAFLAWLVAAPFIFILSFKTKYRTSLKARFFLYKNPKFSPAAVHFHACSLGEVNALAPLISKFESVALSTTTQTGFGAARALTPNSRYLPFENWLPFWLTGSRVLVIFEAELWLNLTRSAKARGSYVILLNARISDRSYASYLRFKLYYRKVFENIDLVLAQSELDAARLWELGAKNIKVAGNVKSANIAVATKDYSAAAANSFVLTISNTHEGEEELVLSNLNDFIKFHGSQSALEKYQRAASIRSETDLPTAELRDEQGSTEPVNLNAASLDAASLSDASFAVPNAATLNGASLNSAARNAAPAIDAPQKLKIILAPRHPERFEKAYEICKAWAREHGLSFERFSDSAGLRSDFILLDAFGELANFYKISNVVILGGSFLRNIGGHSPIEAASFGVPIISGRFFHNQKALYALVQNIALCSADEISSLLKEPLKGTRIDKICDLQEIENLIKERI